Genomic segment of Bacteroides stercoris ATCC 43183:
CCGACCTGCCCGTGCTCCGGAAAGTACACCGGGAATGGTGGCATAACTACTATCCGCAAAGTTTCGTGAACCTTCCCGACAAGAAGATGGAGAATTTCTACTGGGCGCAGATGTACAAGCTGGCATCGGCCACCCGCACCGGCGGCGGACTGCTCGACAACAGCGGTCCCTGGCAAGTGCTGACTCCCTGGCCCAATGCCTGGTGGAACCTGAATGTGCAACTGAGCTACTGGTCCGTATACCCATCCAACCGGCTGGAACTGGGCATGCCGCTGGTGGATGCGATAGGAAACAATCTGGATAACCTGATAAACAACGTTCCCGAACCCTACCGGAAAGATGCCGCCGCACTGCCCGTAGCCACCGACTTTACCCTGACGGGAGCAACGGTGAATGTTCCCGGAACCGAAAAGAAAGCCCAGGTAGGCAACCTGACGTGGATTTGCCATAACCTCTGGCTACAATACCGCTTCAGCATGGACGAATCGATATTGAGGAATACCCTGTACCCTACACTGAGACGGGCCGTCAATTTCTATCTGCCTTTCCTGACAGAAGACAAATCGGGCAAGCTTCATTTGAAAAGAACCTATTCTCCGGAGTACGGTACTGCCGAAGACTGCAACTACGACATCGCCCTGTTGCGCTGGGGATGCAATACATTGCTCGAGGCAAGCAGGATTCTATCTGTCGATGACGAGCTGATACCCCGCTGGAAACAAGTTGCAGAATACCTGACCGACTACCCGCAAGACGAAAACGGCATGATGATAGGCAAGGATGTACCTTTCAGCCGCTCGCACCGCCACTACTCGCACCTGCTGATGTTCTATCCGCTCTACCTGTTGAATGCCGAGCAGAACGGCAGCAAGGAACTTATGGAAAAATCCGTAGAGCACTGGCACAGCCTGCCGGGCAATATCCTTGGATATACTTATACGGGGGCTTCTTCGCTGTATGCGGCATTCGGCGAGGGAGACAAGGCGCTGGAGAAACTCAACGGCCTGTTTGCCCGCACCCTGCGCCCCAACACCATGTATATGGAAAGCGGACCGGTTATCGAGACCCCGTTGTCGGGCGCACAGTGCATACACGATATGTTGCTGCAAAGCTGGGGCGGAAAGATACGTGTGTTCCCTGCCGTACCTTCCCAATGGAAAGATGTACAGTTCAAGGACCTGAGAACCGAAGGCGCTTTCCTCGTATCCGCTGTGCGGAAAGGCGGAAAGACAAGCTTCATCCGTATCAAAAGCCTTGCCGGAGAACCGTGTATCCTACGCACCGATATGGCAAATCCGGTTGTAAAGGCAGGCAATGCCACATTGACCCTGCAAAAAGAGGGTGAGTACCTATTGGATTTAAAGAAAGGAGAAAGCGTAATCCTGACTGCCGCAGGAGGGAATATTCCCGTCATAAGTCCTATCGACGGAGAAGGAGAAAATTATTTCGGACTGAAGTAGAAGGGCGACTTTGGCGGAATAAAAAACAATCGGTAAACAAGCCCCCGCAAATACCCGTAAAAACAGCCTGGGATTACGTTGAATACGTAAACCCAGGCTGTTTTTATATACCTGTCCCATACTTTTTCTACAAAAATATAAGAAAACTGGACAGAACTAAAAGCCAAATCAACGATACTGTAGAATTACAACACACACTAAAAAGCGATTAAATGGGAAAGAACCTAATTTAGCAAACGCAAAAACAAATTGTTATTACTATCATAGATTCCATATGAAAAACATCCGAAGAATCGTCCTTGTAATGGCCTGCTTACTCTGCATACCGGGTATTCACGCTCAAGATTTCACCGTTACCGGAAAAGTCATAGACAATACCGGGCTGGAAGTTATCGGCGCCAACATTTCCATAAAAGGAAGTACGGGAGTTGGAACAATCACCAATATCGACGGGCAATACACCCTCAAAGTCAATAACCCTGCCAAAGATGTACTGGTAATTTCCTATATAGGAATGAGAACACAGGAAGTAGCGGTAAAAGGACAAAAACAAATCAATGTGACTTTGCAAGAAGACAGTAAGATTCTGGACGAAGTTGTTGTCATCGGTTACGGAACAAGCAAACGAAGCGATCTGACCGGTTCCGTAGTGTCTGTGAAAAATGAAGACCTGATGCAAACCCCTACTTCTGACGTAGCACAAGCACTGGCAGGACGCGTGGCAGGTGTACAAGTCATGCAAAGCGAAGGCGAACCGGGAGCATCTGTATCGATCCGTGTACGTGGCGGCATCTCCATTACCCAAAGTAACGAACCGCTTTACGTTATTGACGGATTCCCCAGCGAAGACGGCATGAACAGCCTGGATCCCGGTG
This window contains:
- a CDS encoding glycosyl hydrolase family 95 catalytic domain-containing protein, translating into MKKLLLLTIAIWYLTAGCYSQTDWKSFMSRQDMTWTRLPQTWYEAPFMGNGSMGSYICKEPGKNAIRVDVGNSMVHDHRTDDASIYGRGRLLIGYFLLHPVGEIKSGDLRLDLWNAETTGCIRTTRGEIKLRACVTSESPYILVEAEATAGEKEFTWKFYPENTDSPRQLNAIRKGNKNHLKKDYVSNPAPQLSARNGLNLCWQPLLAGGGTATAWKEIRKENTSTLIVSNAHSFPGTEALQKAETALASLQEADLPVLRKVHREWWHNYYPQSFVNLPDKKMENFYWAQMYKLASATRTGGGLLDNSGPWQVLTPWPNAWWNLNVQLSYWSVYPSNRLELGMPLVDAIGNNLDNLINNVPEPYRKDAAALPVATDFTLTGATVNVPGTEKKAQVGNLTWICHNLWLQYRFSMDESILRNTLYPTLRRAVNFYLPFLTEDKSGKLHLKRTYSPEYGTAEDCNYDIALLRWGCNTLLEASRILSVDDELIPRWKQVAEYLTDYPQDENGMMIGKDVPFSRSHRHYSHLLMFYPLYLLNAEQNGSKELMEKSVEHWHSLPGNILGYTYTGASSLYAAFGEGDKALEKLNGLFARTLRPNTMYMESGPVIETPLSGAQCIHDMLLQSWGGKIRVFPAVPSQWKDVQFKDLRTEGAFLVSAVRKGGKTSFIRIKSLAGEPCILRTDMANPVVKAGNATLTLQKEGEYLLDLKKGESVILTAAGGNIPVISPIDGEGENYFGLK